The following proteins are co-located in the Neodiprion virginianus isolate iyNeoVirg1 chromosome 6, iyNeoVirg1.1, whole genome shotgun sequence genome:
- the LOC124307165 gene encoding hyaluronidase B-like isoform X1, with product MPSGNGGECDAEYKVALDQGEFSRTQPFDMPLYKNPQPGRKVEYIKKGSGKCSVGMDYKTFNQCALVAVFVAVSNATFFGLMQVPGVSGASESDFYIYWNVPTFMCHRHGMFFEEVPEFGIRQNKKDHFRGDQIAILYDPGAFPALLKDENGRTVRRNGGVPQEGNVTFHLELFRKHVDQQIEDVGFSGLAVIDFESWRPIFRQNWASLAPYRDLSTEIERARHPFWDKNRVVSEATRRFEKSGRLFMEDTLRLARTLRPKASWSYYAYPYCFNLTPNVPTVGCDPKVYQENNRLSWMFNLQNVLLPSVYLQASLRHKERMELITGRVTEAIRISNRSKQNAKKPVIAYFWYKYQDSRNEFLTNDDVHDGFKTIKSLGGDGIVIWGSSGDLDTRLKCQAFKDYLNETLGPIARKFNVGRSLLDSGKLEEKENEGPDYTSTVSTAASMNTEEEESAKYNFIAQKV from the exons ATGCCGAGTGGAAATGGTGGGGAATGTGATGCGGAATATAAAGTGGCCTTAGATCAAGGGGAATTCAGTCGAACGCAACCATTTGACATGCCGTTGTACAAAAATCCTCAGCCAGGCAGAAAAGTAGAGTACATAAAAAAAGGCTCTGGCAAATGTTCGGTTGGAATGGACTATAAAACTTTCAATCAGTGCGCATTGGTCGCCGTTTTCGTCGCCGTATCAAATGCCACATTTTTTGG TTTGATGCAGGTGCCTGGTGTCTCGGGTGCTTCGGAAAGCGACTTTTACATCTACTGGAACGTTCCGACGTTCATGTGTCACCGGCATGGGATGTTCTTCGAAGAAGTACCCGAGTTCGGAATACGGCAGAACAAGAAGGATCATTTTCGAGGTGACCAGATTGCGATACTTTACGACCCGGGTGCTTTTCCAGCGTTGCTGAAGGACGAGAACG GGCGCACTGTGAGGAGGAATGGCGGCGTTCCTCAGGAAGGAAACGTGACTTTCCACTTGGAACTTTTTCGGAAGCACGTGGACCAGCAGATCGAGGACGTCGGTTTCTCGGGTCTCGCTGTGATCGACTTTGAAAGCTGGAGGCCCATATTCAGACAGAACTGGGCCTCGCTTGCTCCATATCGCGACTTGTCAACGGAAATTGAAAGAGCCAGGCATCCGTTCTGGGATAAGAATCGAGTCGTCAGCGAGGCGACGAGGCGATTCGAAAAATCAGGCCGACTCTTCATGGAGGACACCTTGCGTCTCGCCCGTACTCTAAGGCCGAAGGCTTCATGGAGCTACTACGCTTATCCTTACTGCTTCAATTTGACGCCAAACGTTCCAACCGTCGGCTGCGACCCGAAAGTTTACCAGGAGAACAACAG ACTTTCTTGGATGTTCAACTTGCAGAACGTTCTCCTACCATCCGTTTATCTGCAAGCAAGTTTGCGTCACAAAGAGAGAATGGAACTTATCACTGGCAGAGTAACGGAGGCGATAAGGATATCAAACAGGTCTAAGCAGAATGCAAAAAAACCGGTGATTGCTTACTTTTGGTACAAGTACCAGGATAGTAGGAATGAGTTCTTGACAAAC GATGACGTGCACGACGGTTTTAAAACAATCAAAAGTTTGGGAGGAGACGGAATAGTGATATGGGGAAGTTCCGGCGACCTGGACACAAGACTGAAGTGTCAGGCGTTCAAGGATTATCTGAACGAGACGCTCGGTCCAATCGCGAGGAAATTCAACGTGGGAAGGTCTCTATTGGACTCTGggaaacttgaagaaaaagaaaatgaaggtCCCGATTATACCTCGACTGTGTCAACGGCAGCGAGTATGAACACCGAAGAAGAGGAGAGTGCGAAGTACAATTTTATAGCGCAAAAGGTTTGA
- the LOC124308208 gene encoding uncharacterized protein LOC124308208: MGLTTISTFLAILTMQFSLLRAHREHKVHNIVLYPDKHSWCKTTPIKQVVTSPQCSSQELDNNVCVGACFSYMVPHSEPSAPGDLIRPYCDSCQPLDSIWHTVTLDCKDEESKPITMQKQVQIITNCSCSSCTETSKIKLDYAPLLQEPLPEENLDKNLNIVDDTPDILLTPTIDASGNNSRDVVLDPEKVLQLLGQLKEPEGAEKVSPVMREINQDNFENVEELLVKLEKREPEHKPHHVGSMHRGPHHSLVLDPDVKEKIDVEPHHLHPAVAGQEISYHDNILGEKDKKKDF; this comes from the exons ATGGGCTTGACAACAATATCGACTTTCCTCGCAATCTTGACGATGCAATTCTCGCTTCTACGAGCCCATCGAGAGCATAAG GTGCACAACATCGTACTCTATCCCGACAAGCACAGCTGGTGCAAGACAACCCCCATCAAGCAGGTCGTTACCTCGCCGCAATGTTCCTCCCAGGAATTGGATAATAACGTGTGCGTGGGTGCGTGCTTCTCTTATATGGTACCGCACAGCGAACCTTCAGCACCTGGTGACCTCATAAGACCTTACTGCGATTCATGCCAACCGTTGGACAGCATCTGGCACACG GTGACATTGGATTGCAAAGATGAGGAGAGCAAGCCGATCACAATGCAAAAGCAGGTGCAGATAATCACAAATTGCTCCTGTAGTTCTTGTACCGAAACATCGAAGATTAAGTTGGACTACGCACCGTTGCTGCAGGAGCCATTGCCTGAGGAAAATTTGGACAAGAATTTGAACATCGTCGACGACACTCCGGACATATTGCTGACACCAACAATCGACGCTTCCGGAAATAATTCCAGGGATGTGGTACTGGACCCCGAAAAGGTTCTGCAATTACTGGGACAGTTGAAGGAACCGGAAGGTGCAGAGAAGGTGAGTCcggtgatgagagaaattaatcaAGACAATTTCGAAAACGTTGAGGAACTGCTCGTCAAGCTTGAGAAGCGAGAACCGGAACACAAGCCGCATCACGTCGGATCGATGCATCGAGGACCCCATCATTCCCTTGTTTTGGACCCCGACGTCAAGGAGAAGATTGACGTTGAACCGCATCACCTTCATCCAGCTGTCGCGGGTCAGGAGATCAGCTACCACGACAATATACTCGGCGAAAAGGATAAAAAGAAGGATTTCTGA
- the LOC124307165 gene encoding hyaluronidase B-like isoform X2 → MQVPGVSGASESDFYIYWNVPTFMCHRHGMFFEEVPEFGIRQNKKDHFRGDQIAILYDPGAFPALLKDENGRTVRRNGGVPQEGNVTFHLELFRKHVDQQIEDVGFSGLAVIDFESWRPIFRQNWASLAPYRDLSTEIERARHPFWDKNRVVSEATRRFEKSGRLFMEDTLRLARTLRPKASWSYYAYPYCFNLTPNVPTVGCDPKVYQENNRLSWMFNLQNVLLPSVYLQASLRHKERMELITGRVTEAIRISNRSKQNAKKPVIAYFWYKYQDSRNEFLTNDDVHDGFKTIKSLGGDGIVIWGSSGDLDTRLKCQAFKDYLNETLGPIARKFNVGRSLLDSGKLEEKENEGPDYTSTVSTAASMNTEEEESAKYNFIAQKV, encoded by the exons ATGCAGGTGCCTGGTGTCTCGGGTGCTTCGGAAAGCGACTTTTACATCTACTGGAACGTTCCGACGTTCATGTGTCACCGGCATGGGATGTTCTTCGAAGAAGTACCCGAGTTCGGAATACGGCAGAACAAGAAGGATCATTTTCGAGGTGACCAGATTGCGATACTTTACGACCCGGGTGCTTTTCCAGCGTTGCTGAAGGACGAGAACG GGCGCACTGTGAGGAGGAATGGCGGCGTTCCTCAGGAAGGAAACGTGACTTTCCACTTGGAACTTTTTCGGAAGCACGTGGACCAGCAGATCGAGGACGTCGGTTTCTCGGGTCTCGCTGTGATCGACTTTGAAAGCTGGAGGCCCATATTCAGACAGAACTGGGCCTCGCTTGCTCCATATCGCGACTTGTCAACGGAAATTGAAAGAGCCAGGCATCCGTTCTGGGATAAGAATCGAGTCGTCAGCGAGGCGACGAGGCGATTCGAAAAATCAGGCCGACTCTTCATGGAGGACACCTTGCGTCTCGCCCGTACTCTAAGGCCGAAGGCTTCATGGAGCTACTACGCTTATCCTTACTGCTTCAATTTGACGCCAAACGTTCCAACCGTCGGCTGCGACCCGAAAGTTTACCAGGAGAACAACAG ACTTTCTTGGATGTTCAACTTGCAGAACGTTCTCCTACCATCCGTTTATCTGCAAGCAAGTTTGCGTCACAAAGAGAGAATGGAACTTATCACTGGCAGAGTAACGGAGGCGATAAGGATATCAAACAGGTCTAAGCAGAATGCAAAAAAACCGGTGATTGCTTACTTTTGGTACAAGTACCAGGATAGTAGGAATGAGTTCTTGACAAAC GATGACGTGCACGACGGTTTTAAAACAATCAAAAGTTTGGGAGGAGACGGAATAGTGATATGGGGAAGTTCCGGCGACCTGGACACAAGACTGAAGTGTCAGGCGTTCAAGGATTATCTGAACGAGACGCTCGGTCCAATCGCGAGGAAATTCAACGTGGGAAGGTCTCTATTGGACTCTGggaaacttgaagaaaaagaaaatgaaggtCCCGATTATACCTCGACTGTGTCAACGGCAGCGAGTATGAACACCGAAGAAGAGGAGAGTGCGAAGTACAATTTTATAGCGCAAAAGGTTTGA